From Streptomyces sp. TLI_235, a single genomic window includes:
- a CDS encoding polynucleotide 3'-phosphatase /polynucleotide 5'-hydroxyl-kinase /polynucleotide 2',3'-cyclic phosphate phosphodiesterase: MTSDARPTGGRPDDDLPTGAAAAETADPAAAEAAEAAQPTRRLPVTDVSLVVLIGTSGSGKSTFARRHFLPTQVVSSDYCRGLVADDENDQSASTDAFEVLHYIVGKRLAAGRLTVVDATNVQPESRKALVRIAREHDVLPIAIVLDVPTGVCAERNSTRPDRQLPAHVLPRQQRELRRSIKGLEREGFRKVHILRGEAEVAAAEVVPEKRFNDLRHLTGPFDIVGDIHGCRSELETLLVRLGYRIARDDRGRAVDAVHPEGRTAVFVGDLVDRGPDTPGVLRLVMGMVAAGHALCVPGNHENKLGRYMDGRKVTVSYGLQESIDQLAAEPEEFLAEVRAFMRGLVSHYLLDGGALVVCHAGLPEKYHGRNSGRVRSHALYGDTTGETDEYGLPVRYPWAEEYRGKALVVYGHTPTPTASFVNNTICLDTGCVFGGDLTALRYPEREIVTVPAEQEWYPPVRPLHTDAPGGREGRPLDLADVAGRRIVETAHHGRVSVREENAAAALEVMSRFALDPRLLAYLPPTMAPSATSRRDGYLEHPEEAFFSYRHDGVQQVVCEEKHMGSRAVVLVARDEAALEKKFGLDGPGAIWTRTGRAFLGDEELTGAVLARVRAAAERAGLFDELATGWLLLDAELMPWSLKAAELLRRQYAAVGAAAGAALPRVLEALDLAAERGLDVADLTARQRRRAQDAEAFTAAYRRYCWPTEGLSGIRLAPFQVLAAEGANLAVLPHDRHLAWIDRLVDADDPAEPILRRTGRLVVDTTDEASVAAGIAWWEELTEAGGEGMVVKPLASLVREAGGRLVQPGVKVRGREYLRIIYGPDYTQYLDQLRQRFLGHKRSLALREYALGLEALDRLAAGEPLWRVHEPVFAVLALESEPVDPRL; this comes from the coding sequence ATGACCTCCGATGCCCGGCCCACCGGCGGCCGTCCCGACGACGACCTGCCCACCGGCGCAGCAGCCGCCGAGACTGCCGACCCGGCCGCCGCCGAGGCCGCCGAGGCCGCGCAGCCCACCCGCAGACTCCCCGTCACCGACGTGTCCCTGGTGGTCCTGATCGGCACCAGTGGCTCCGGCAAGTCCACCTTCGCGCGCCGGCACTTCCTGCCCACCCAGGTCGTCTCCTCCGACTACTGCCGCGGTCTCGTCGCCGACGACGAGAACGACCAGTCGGCCTCCACCGACGCCTTCGAGGTGCTCCACTACATCGTCGGCAAGCGGCTCGCGGCCGGTCGGCTCACCGTCGTCGACGCGACCAATGTGCAGCCGGAGTCCCGCAAGGCGCTGGTCAGGATCGCCCGCGAGCACGATGTGCTGCCCATCGCGATCGTGCTGGACGTGCCGACCGGCGTCTGCGCCGAGCGCAACAGCACCCGTCCCGACCGGCAGCTGCCCGCGCACGTCCTGCCGCGCCAGCAGCGCGAGCTGCGCCGCTCGATCAAGGGTCTGGAGCGCGAGGGCTTCCGCAAGGTGCACATCTTGCGCGGCGAGGCGGAGGTGGCGGCCGCCGAGGTCGTCCCCGAGAAGCGCTTCAACGACCTGCGGCACCTCACCGGCCCGTTCGACATCGTCGGCGACATCCACGGCTGCCGCTCGGAGCTGGAGACGCTGCTGGTCCGCCTCGGCTACCGGATCGCCCGCGACGACCGGGGCCGCGCCGTGGACGCCGTCCACCCCGAGGGCCGCACCGCCGTGTTCGTCGGCGACCTGGTCGACCGCGGTCCGGACACCCCGGGCGTCCTGCGCCTGGTGATGGGCATGGTCGCGGCCGGCCACGCCCTCTGCGTGCCGGGCAACCACGAGAACAAGCTCGGCCGGTACATGGACGGCCGCAAGGTCACCGTCTCGTACGGTCTGCAGGAGTCGATCGACCAGCTCGCCGCCGAGCCGGAGGAGTTCCTGGCCGAGGTCAGGGCCTTCATGCGCGGCCTGGTCAGCCACTACCTGCTGGACGGCGGCGCCCTGGTGGTCTGCCACGCCGGCCTGCCCGAGAAGTACCACGGCCGCAACTCCGGCCGGGTCCGCTCGCACGCCCTCTACGGCGACACCACCGGCGAGACCGACGAGTACGGTCTGCCGGTCCGCTACCCGTGGGCCGAGGAGTACCGCGGCAAGGCGCTGGTCGTCTACGGCCACACCCCGACGCCCACGGCGAGCTTCGTCAACAACACCATCTGCCTGGACACCGGCTGCGTCTTCGGCGGCGACCTCACCGCCCTGCGCTACCCGGAGCGCGAGATCGTCACCGTCCCGGCCGAGCAGGAGTGGTACCCCCCCGTGCGTCCGCTGCACACCGACGCGCCCGGCGGCCGCGAGGGCCGTCCGCTGGACCTCGCCGACGTGGCCGGTCGGCGGATCGTCGAGACGGCGCACCACGGCCGGGTCTCCGTCCGTGAGGAGAACGCCGCCGCGGCGCTGGAGGTGATGAGCCGCTTCGCGCTCGACCCCCGGCTGCTCGCCTACCTGCCGCCGACCATGGCGCCGTCCGCGACCTCCCGCCGAGACGGCTACCTGGAGCACCCGGAGGAGGCCTTCTTCTCCTACCGCCACGACGGGGTGCAGCAGGTGGTCTGCGAGGAGAAGCACATGGGCTCCCGCGCGGTCGTCCTGGTGGCTCGGGACGAGGCGGCGCTGGAGAAGAAGTTCGGTCTCGACGGCCCCGGTGCGATCTGGACACGCACCGGCCGGGCCTTCCTCGGCGACGAGGAGCTGACCGGTGCCGTCCTCGCCCGGGTGCGGGCGGCCGCCGAGCGGGCCGGCCTGTTCGACGAGCTGGCCACCGGATGGCTGCTCCTGGACGCCGAGCTGATGCCGTGGTCGCTGAAGGCCGCCGAACTGCTGCGCCGCCAGTACGCGGCGGTCGGCGCAGCCGCCGGCGCCGCCCTTCCGCGGGTGCTCGAAGCCCTCGACCTTGCCGCCGAGCGCGGTCTGGACGTGGCCGACCTGACGGCCCGCCAGCGCCGGCGCGCGCAGGACGCGGAGGCCTTCACCGCGGCCTACCGGCGCTACTGCTGGCCGACCGAAGGCCTCAGCGGCATCCGGCTGGCCCCGTTCCAGGTGCTCGCCGCCGAGGGGGCGAACCTCGCTGTGCTGCCGCACGACCGGCACCTCGCCTGGATCGACCGGCTGGTCGACGCCGACGACCCGGCCGAGCCGATCCTCCGGCGGACCGGCCGACTCGTCGTCGACACCACGGACGAGGCCTCCGTCGCCGCCGGCATCGCCTGGTGGGAGGAGCTCACCGAGGCGGGCGGCGAGGGCATGGTGGTCAAGCCGCTGGCCTCGCTCGTCCGTGAGGCCGGCGGGCGCCTGGTGCAGCCCGGTGTGAAGGTCCGGGGCCGGGAGTACCTGCGGATCATCTACGGCCCCGACTACACCCAGTACCTGGACCAGCTGCGGCAGCGCTTCCTCGGGCACAAGCGCTCGCTGGCGCTGCGCGAGTACGCGCTCGGCCTGGAGGCGCTCGACCGGCTGGCCGCCGGCGAGCCGCTCTGGCGGGTGCACGAGCCGGTGTTCGCGGTGCTGGCCCTGGAGTCGGAGCCGGTCGACCCGCGGCTGTGA
- a CDS encoding 2,3,4,5-tetrahydropyridine-2-carboxylate N-succinyltransferase, which translates to MHDVTAETSSLARGAVAVGLATIAADGTVLDTWFPAPELTAEPGPAGTVRLTAEQAEAGLGAGAAEALRTDARRGVEVVAVRTTISSLDDKPLDAHDAYLRLHLLSHRLVKPHGQNLEGIFGLLANVAWTSIGPVPVANVEQARLGVRAQGGQLAVYGVDKFPRMTDYVAPTGVRIAHADRVRLGAHLAEGTTVMHEGFVNFNAGTLGTSMVEGRISAGVVVGDHSDIGGGASIMGTLSGGGKQVVSVGERCLLGANAGIGIALGNDCVVEAGLYVTAGTRVTTPDGKIAKAVELSGQDNLLFRRNSQSGAVEVIARSGSWGGLNAELHAHN; encoded by the coding sequence GTGCACGATGTGACTGCTGAAACCTCCTCCCTCGCCCGCGGCGCCGTCGCGGTCGGCCTGGCGACGATCGCCGCCGACGGCACCGTCCTGGACACCTGGTTCCCCGCGCCCGAGCTGACGGCCGAGCCCGGCCCGGCGGGCACCGTGCGGCTGACCGCCGAGCAGGCCGAGGCCGGGCTCGGTGCCGGCGCCGCCGAGGCGCTGCGCACCGACGCCCGCCGCGGCGTCGAGGTCGTCGCCGTGCGCACCACGATCTCCTCCCTCGACGACAAGCCGCTCGACGCGCACGACGCCTACCTGCGTCTGCACCTGCTGAGCCACCGTCTGGTCAAGCCGCACGGGCAGAACCTGGAGGGCATCTTCGGTCTGCTCGCCAACGTCGCCTGGACGAGCATCGGCCCGGTGCCGGTGGCGAACGTGGAGCAGGCCCGCCTGGGCGTGCGCGCGCAGGGCGGTCAGCTGGCCGTGTACGGCGTGGACAAGTTCCCGCGGATGACCGACTACGTCGCCCCGACGGGCGTGCGGATCGCCCACGCGGACCGCGTCCGGCTCGGTGCACACCTCGCCGAGGGCACCACCGTGATGCACGAGGGCTTCGTCAACTTCAACGCGGGCACCCTGGGCACCTCGATGGTGGAGGGCCGGATCAGCGCCGGTGTCGTGGTCGGCGACCACAGCGACATCGGCGGCGGCGCCTCGATCATGGGCACGCTGTCCGGCGGCGGCAAGCAGGTCGTGTCGGTCGGCGAGCGCTGCCTGCTCGGCGCCAACGCCGGCATCGGCATCGCGCTGGGCAACGACTGTGTCGTGGAGGCCGGTCTCTACGTGACCGCCGGCACCCGGGTCACCACCCCGGACGGCAAGATCGCCAAGGCGGTCGAGCTCTCCGGCCAGGACAACCTGCTGTTCCGCCGCAACTCGCAGAGCGGCGCGGTCGAGGTCATCGCCCGGTCCGGCTCGTGGGGCGGCCTGAACGCGGAGCTGCACGCGCACAACTGA
- a CDS encoding 23S rRNA m(1)G-748 methyltransferase yields MLQDIEPHLACPHCAQHLALDGRTLRCPAGHSFDQARQGYVSLLPGDAHTGTGDTAEMVAARSDFLAAGHYLPVAEALADAAAAALGTTADGPDSDGPLSDRPLSDRLVVDLGAGTGHYLAHVLDRLDGPAGAALDISKYALRRAAKAHPRIGAVVCDAWRPLPLLDGCADLVLNVFAPRNGPEIRRVLRPGGRLLLVAPTSRHLRELVSGLGLLSVDEEKERRIDEKLSPWLRLVDRTEVEFTLRLPHTAAAAVVGMGPNAWHTAPDRLAAALAALPEPVEVTGSVRLAVYD; encoded by the coding sequence TTGCTGCAGGACATCGAGCCCCACCTGGCCTGCCCGCACTGCGCGCAGCACCTCGCCCTCGACGGCCGTACCCTGCGCTGCCCCGCCGGGCACAGCTTCGACCAGGCCCGGCAGGGCTACGTCAGCCTGCTCCCCGGCGACGCGCACACCGGCACCGGCGACACCGCGGAGATGGTCGCCGCCCGCAGCGACTTCCTCGCCGCCGGACACTACCTGCCCGTCGCCGAGGCACTCGCCGACGCCGCCGCGGCCGCACTCGGGACGACCGCCGACGGACCGGACTCCGACGGGCCGCTCTCCGACAGGCCGCTCTCCGACAGGCTGGTCGTCGACCTCGGCGCCGGGACCGGCCACTACCTGGCGCACGTCCTCGACCGCCTCGACGGCCCGGCCGGCGCCGCCCTCGACATCTCCAAGTACGCGCTCCGCCGCGCCGCCAAGGCGCACCCCCGGATCGGCGCCGTGGTCTGCGACGCCTGGCGCCCACTGCCGCTGCTGGACGGCTGCGCCGACCTCGTCCTCAACGTCTTCGCACCCCGCAACGGACCGGAGATCCGCCGGGTGCTGCGTCCCGGCGGCCGCCTGCTGCTGGTCGCGCCCACCTCCCGCCACCTGCGCGAACTCGTTTCCGGCCTCGGCCTGCTGTCGGTGGACGAGGAGAAGGAGCGCCGGATCGACGAGAAGCTCAGCCCCTGGCTGCGGCTGGTCGACCGCACCGAGGTGGAGTTCACTCTCCGCCTCCCGCACACCGCCGCCGCCGCGGTCGTCGGCATGGGCCCCAACGCCTGGCACACCGCGCCGGACCGGCTCGCCGCCGCGCTCGCCGCCCTGCCGGAGCCGGTCGAGGTCACCGGGTCCGTCCGGCTGGCCGTCTACGACTGA
- a CDS encoding ornithine carbamoyltransferase encodes MAFNLRNRHFLKELDFTPQEFRFLVDLAAQLKAAKYAGTEQPRLRGKNIALIFEKTSTRTRCAFEVAAHDQGASTTYLDPAGSQIGHKESIRDSARVLGRMFDGIEYRGHGQEIVEELAAHAGVPVWNGLTDEWHPTQMLADVLTVREHCVKPLGEVALGYLGDARNNMGNSLLVTGALLGMDVRIVAPRQLWPADDVQKAAQELAATTGARITVTESVAEGVAGADFLYTDVWVSMGEPKEVWAERIALLKPYQVSMDTVRATGNPAVKFLHCLPAYHDLGTEIGRQMYEETGMTELECTDELFESAHSVVFDQAENRLHTIKAVLVATLGS; translated from the coding sequence ATGGCGTTCAACCTCCGGAACAGGCACTTCCTCAAGGAGCTCGACTTCACTCCCCAGGAGTTCCGCTTCCTGGTGGACCTCGCCGCCCAACTGAAGGCCGCCAAGTACGCCGGCACCGAGCAGCCCCGGCTGCGCGGCAAGAACATCGCCCTGATCTTCGAGAAGACGTCCACCCGCACCCGCTGCGCCTTCGAGGTGGCCGCCCACGACCAGGGCGCCTCCACCACCTACCTCGACCCGGCGGGTTCCCAGATCGGCCACAAGGAGTCCATCCGCGACTCGGCCCGGGTGCTCGGCCGGATGTTCGACGGCATCGAGTACCGCGGCCACGGCCAGGAGATCGTCGAGGAGCTGGCCGCGCACGCCGGTGTCCCGGTGTGGAACGGGCTGACCGACGAGTGGCACCCGACCCAGATGCTCGCGGACGTCCTGACCGTCCGCGAGCACTGCGTCAAGCCGCTCGGCGAGGTCGCCCTCGGCTACCTCGGCGACGCCCGCAACAACATGGGCAACTCGCTGCTCGTCACCGGCGCGCTGCTCGGCATGGACGTGCGCATCGTGGCCCCACGGCAGCTCTGGCCGGCCGACGACGTGCAGAAGGCCGCCCAGGAGCTCGCCGCCACCACCGGGGCCCGGATCACCGTCACCGAGTCGGTGGCGGAGGGCGTGGCCGGCGCCGACTTCCTCTACACCGACGTCTGGGTCTCGATGGGCGAGCCCAAGGAGGTGTGGGCCGAGCGGATCGCCCTGCTGAAGCCGTACCAGGTCTCCATGGACACCGTCCGCGCGACCGGCAACCCCGCCGTCAAGTTCCTGCACTGCCTGCCCGCGTACCACGACCTCGGCACCGAGATCGGTCGCCAGATGTACGAGGAGACCGGGATGACGGAGCTGGAGTGCACGGACGAGCTCTTCGAGTCGGCGCACTCGGTGGTCTTCGACCAGGCGGAGAACCGGCTGCACACCATCAAGGCGGTGCTGGTCGCCACACTCGGTTCCTGA
- a CDS encoding 3' terminal RNA ribose 2'-O-methyltransferase Hen1, with protein MFISISTTATADRPATDLGFLLHKHPEKVQRFSTSHGVAHVFYPEATEQVCTAALLLDIDPVALVRQGRGRGRAGSPDLALAQYVNDRPYAASSLLAVALRAVFRSAMKGACEKLPGRAELPMPLRISLPAVPATGGGEGGPGMVRRLFEPLGWQVEATAIPLDEAFPEWGESRYVRVELTGELRLADALQQLYVLLPVLDGAKHYWVAPDEVDKLLAAGEGWLGGHPELAVITRRYLARRWSLTRLAMERLALARLAEADDREAEELDNAVDDDPDAADDTPDSTTPDANADAATATAPPHTTASDTTAPDTDGRPVPLAVQRRAAILAALAESGAARVLDLGCGQGELVGELLKDSRVTEVLGVDVSSRALAAAARRLRLDRMSERQAARVRLVQGALTYTDARLKGYDAAVLSEVIEHLDLPRLPALEYAVFGAARLQTVVVTTPNVEYNVRWETLPAGRVRHSDHRFEWSRAEFADWAERVARTYGYTVALRPVGPVDEEVGAPTQLALFRAGNPDNAPERSVTR; from the coding sequence GTGTTCATCTCGATCTCCACCACGGCCACAGCCGATCGCCCGGCGACCGACCTGGGCTTTCTGCTGCACAAGCACCCGGAGAAGGTGCAGCGCTTCTCCACCTCGCACGGTGTGGCGCACGTCTTCTACCCGGAAGCCACCGAGCAGGTCTGCACGGCGGCTCTGCTGCTCGACATCGACCCCGTGGCGCTGGTGCGCCAGGGCCGTGGTCGTGGCCGCGCCGGCTCGCCCGACCTCGCCCTCGCCCAGTACGTGAACGACCGGCCCTACGCCGCGTCCTCACTCCTGGCGGTGGCGCTCCGGGCGGTGTTCCGGTCGGCGATGAAGGGCGCCTGCGAGAAGCTCCCCGGCCGGGCCGAGCTGCCCATGCCGCTGCGCATCTCGCTCCCCGCGGTGCCCGCGACCGGCGGTGGCGAGGGCGGCCCGGGGATGGTGCGGCGGCTCTTCGAACCGCTCGGCTGGCAGGTCGAGGCCACGGCGATCCCGCTGGACGAGGCCTTCCCCGAGTGGGGCGAGTCCCGCTACGTCCGGGTGGAGCTGACCGGTGAACTGCGACTGGCCGATGCGCTCCAGCAGCTGTACGTGCTGCTGCCGGTGCTCGACGGTGCCAAGCACTACTGGGTGGCGCCCGACGAGGTCGACAAGCTGCTCGCCGCCGGCGAGGGCTGGCTGGGCGGCCACCCGGAGCTCGCCGTGATCACCCGCCGCTACCTGGCCCGCCGCTGGTCGCTGACCCGGCTCGCGATGGAGCGGCTGGCGCTGGCCAGACTCGCCGAGGCCGACGACCGCGAGGCCGAGGAGCTGGACAACGCCGTCGACGACGACCCGGACGCCGCGGACGACACCCCGGACAGCACCACCCCGGACGCGAACGCCGACGCCGCAACGGCCACCGCTCCTCCGCACACCACAGCATCGGACACCACAGCTCCGGACACCGACGGCAGGCCGGTCCCGCTCGCGGTCCAGCGGCGCGCCGCCATCCTGGCCGCGCTGGCCGAGAGCGGCGCCGCCCGGGTGCTCGACCTCGGCTGCGGCCAGGGCGAGCTCGTCGGTGAACTGCTCAAGGACAGCAGGGTCACGGAGGTGCTCGGTGTGGACGTCTCCTCCCGCGCGCTGGCCGCGGCCGCCCGCCGGCTGCGGCTCGACCGGATGAGCGAGCGCCAGGCCGCCCGGGTACGCCTGGTTCAGGGTGCGCTCACCTACACCGACGCCCGGCTCAAGGGCTACGACGCCGCCGTGCTGTCCGAGGTGATCGAGCACCTCGACCTGCCCAGGCTGCCCGCCCTCGAGTACGCGGTGTTCGGCGCGGCCCGTCTGCAGACCGTCGTCGTCACCACCCCGAACGTCGAGTACAACGTCCGCTGGGAGACCCTCCCGGCCGGCCGCGTCCGACACTCCGACCACCGGTTCGAGTGGAGCCGCGCCGAGTTCGCCGACTGGGCCGAGCGGGTCGCCCGCACCTACGGCTACACGGTCGCCCTGCGGCCCGTCGGCCCGGTCGACGAGGAGGTCGGCGCGCCGACCCAGCTCGCCCTGTTCCGCGCGGGCAACCCCGACAATGCCCCTGAGAGGAGCGTGACCCGATGA
- a CDS encoding Cu-Zn family superoxide dismutase, which produces MPVPFTTALPALLLLPAFAGPGTVVSADFDPATAFVPPVATSHAPDVVPYGSHIRVTEARDAGGTTVVVELTGVAPATELAAHVHTGRCAADPAASGPHYQDTSDPVQPSTDPAYANDRNEVRLALRTGAHGDAAARTRVGWRFRPGGARSLVLHTVHAEGARAAGARVACVNVDF; this is translated from the coding sequence ATGCCCGTCCCGTTCACTACCGCGCTGCCCGCGCTCCTGCTGCTGCCCGCGTTCGCCGGGCCCGGCACGGTCGTGTCGGCGGACTTCGACCCGGCCACCGCCTTCGTCCCGCCGGTGGCGACCAGCCACGCGCCGGACGTGGTGCCCTACGGCTCCCACATCCGGGTCACCGAGGCCCGGGACGCCGGTGGGACGACCGTCGTGGTGGAGCTCACCGGGGTGGCACCCGCCACGGAGCTGGCCGCCCACGTGCACACCGGCCGCTGCGCGGCGGACCCGGCCGCCTCCGGCCCGCACTACCAGGACACCTCGGACCCGGTGCAGCCCTCGACCGACCCCGCCTACGCCAACGACCGCAACGAGGTCCGGCTGGCGCTGCGCACCGGCGCGCACGGGGACGCGGCGGCGCGGACCCGGGTGGGCTGGCGGTTCCGGCCAGGCGGGGCACGGTCACTGGTGCTGCACACCGTGCACGCCGAGGGCGCCCGGGCTGCGGGCGCACGGGTGGCGTGCGTGAACGTCGACTTCTGA
- a CDS encoding NTP pyrophosphatase (non-canonical NTP hydrolase), with translation MRLSRRLGAFAVARSWQPYHTPKNLAAALSVEAAELLEIFQWLTPEQADAVMADPERAHRVRDEVADVLAYLLQFCTVVGVDPAEALAAKIERNEKRFPAPAPTSTPDQDQSDDQTG, from the coding sequence GTGCGGCTGAGCCGGCGGCTCGGCGCGTTCGCGGTGGCGCGGAGCTGGCAGCCGTACCACACGCCGAAGAACCTGGCGGCGGCGCTCAGCGTGGAGGCCGCCGAGCTGCTGGAGATCTTCCAGTGGCTGACGCCCGAGCAGGCGGACGCCGTGATGGCGGACCCGGAGCGCGCCCACCGGGTCCGGGACGAGGTCGCCGACGTGCTGGCCTACCTGCTGCAGTTCTGCACCGTGGTCGGTGTGGATCCGGCGGAGGCGCTGGCCGCCAAGATCGAACGGAACGAGAAGCGCTTCCCTGCGCCGGCTCCGACCTCGACACCCGACCAGGATCAGTCGGACGATCAGACCGGCTGA
- a CDS encoding putative nucleic acid-binding protein: MIVVDASALVLALADDGERGRAARAELARDTEWAAPDHVLIEVMQSLRGLYLAREVTAERVAEIAGQLPALTVRRVDVTPLLGRIWALKDNLTPDDAAYVAVAEELGAPLVTADLRLMRASGPRCEIRGILPGPSAAGGPPGTGRSSGGDRSSG, from the coding sequence ATGATCGTGGTGGACGCGTCCGCGCTGGTACTGGCACTGGCGGACGACGGGGAACGCGGCCGGGCCGCACGGGCCGAACTGGCCCGGGACACCGAGTGGGCCGCGCCGGACCACGTGCTGATCGAGGTGATGCAGTCCCTGCGCGGCCTGTACCTCGCGCGCGAGGTCACCGCCGAGCGGGTCGCCGAGATCGCCGGACAGCTGCCCGCACTGACCGTCCGGCGGGTGGACGTGACACCCCTGCTCGGCCGGATCTGGGCGCTCAAGGACAACCTCACCCCGGACGACGCCGCCTATGTCGCGGTCGCCGAGGAGCTCGGCGCTCCCCTGGTCACCGCGGACCTGCGGCTGATGCGGGCCAGCGGCCCGCGGTGCGAGATCCGCGGCATCCTGCCCGGCCCGTCCGCCGCCGGCGGTCCTCCGGGGACCGGCCGCTCGTCCGGGGGCGACCGCTCGTCCGGGTGA